The following proteins come from a genomic window of Pichia kudriavzevii chromosome 1, complete sequence:
- a CDS encoding uncharacterized protein (PKUD0A02070) produces MVTNNRGRMEDVSDTRKDTSDLSSSDNPDGDSRRFTHDNPNLSGDTHVKTDVSRDFEANSTSKVAKRNMKSTKKKGPKRKPGRPPGSLNRSTIARMKAEEEAIALFMSSDPDAPPFRSTGVSLGDPKHGISKHEVHDPVSTTSTTNVIHGPLRRDLQSNHLYSQPQHPSPQQPPHHQFHYFSQPYHQPPQVQMPQNNTSTSELHRAPIVPLPRVTNQFQYTENVDPSSEAASFYQTLPPQGMVFDPSASAIVPVYYQQPIAPLNHPQSVHQSFQDQKQPEYTLPFIRNGPTEHQVQEQNTNESFPSKQMPRNSTFGSNHSSSLYAPDRQLYGVPLNRIAPAVYSSSQLPYYHHQSQPQPQAQLQPQPSQMAISPILQQRRKTLLQQDDASNELSGIKNSGNDKIEKAEYENQRNEDAARDTKLKSYTQRLEFENNSKNTDNSEGERKLSVNSTLGQPTTASYQPLTYQTSLPSVQPLVKLHNPTRPTRTATSSSFSSGSTNSINTYQQTGYSQPSPPHSNIAQYKPRSGSGLEAGFLKYQHQNPPSQLGTTTPSQPYFASQLAATHQNQQPFTAFAHCTRISGSFPSPYVVFPGPQSRENTAINPENGSSILPGESPTTNDHLEPKNSANEANINESKHDIENGSNYERVDRTWND; encoded by the coding sequence ATGGTTACTAATAATAGAGGCAGAATGGAAGACGTCTCTGATACAAGGAAGGATACATCTGATCTATCATCGTCTGATAATCCAGACGGTGATTCAAGAAGATTTACGCACGATAATCCCAATTTATCGGGTGACACACATGTTAAAACTGACGTCAGTAGAGATTTTGAGGcaaattcaacttcaaagGTAGCCAAACGCAACATGAAGAGTACCAAGAAGAAAGGACCAAAGAGGAAACCAGGGAGGCCACCCGGTAGTCTAAACCGATCAACCATTGCTAGAATGAAAGCAGAGGAGGAAGCCATTGCTTTGTTTATGAGCTCCGACCCGGATGCTCCACCATTTAGATCAACAGGTGTATCCCTGGGTGACCCCAAGCACGGCATCTCAAAGCATGAAGTTCACGATCCAGTGTCTACTACCAGTACCACGAACGTCATTCATGGCCCTTTAAGACGTGACTTACAAAGTAATCACCTGTATTCTCAACCTCAACATCCTTCTCCACAGCAGCCTCCTCATCACcaatttcattatttttctcaacCTTACCACCAACCACCACAAGTTCAAATGCCTCAAAACAATACATCTACTTCAGAACTACACAGAGCACCTATCGTACCCCTTCCTAGGGTTACCAATCAGTTCCAATATACTGAAAATGTAGACCCTTCTTCAGAAGCTGCTTCTTTCTACCAAACACTGCCTCCTCAGGGAATGGTATTTGATCCGTCAGCATCCGCTATCGTCCCAGTATACTATCAACAACCAATTGCTCCACTAAACCATCCACAGTCTGTTCATCAATCATTTCAAGATCAAAAGCAACCAGAATATACGCTCCCTTTTATAAGGAACGGTCCAACTGAACATCAAGTACAAGAGCAAAACACAAATGAAAGCTTTCCTTCAAAACAAATGCCAAGGAACAGCACATTTGGAAGTAATCACTCTTCCTCATTATATGCACCTGATAGGCAGCTTTATGGAGTGCCACTAAATCGGATTGCTCCTGCTGTTTACTCATCTTCACAACTACcatattatcatcatcaatcaCAGCCACAGCCGCAAGCGCAACTCCAACCCCAACCCTCACAAATggcaatttctccaatattGCAACAACGTCGCAAAACTTTACTACAGCAAGATGATGCTTCCAATGAATTAAGTGGAATCAAAAATAGTggaaatgataaaattgaaaaggctGAATATGagaatcaaagaaatgaagatgCTGCAAGAGAcacaaaattgaaaagctATACTCAAAGATTAGAGTTTGAGAACAATAGCAAGAACACTGACAACAGTGAAGGGGAAAGAAAGCTTTCAGTAAATTCAACTTTGGGTCAACCTACTACCGCCTCTTATCAACCACTAACATACCAAACATCGCTACCAAGTGTGCAACCTCTTGTTAAATTACACAACCCTACACGGCCTACGAGGACAgcaacatcatcatcattctcTTCGGGATCAACTAATAGCATAAATACATATCAACAGACAGGCTATTCACAACCATCGCCTCCTCATTCCAATATAGCACAGTATAAACCGAGGTCGGGATCGGGTTTAGAAGCAGGGTTTCTGAAATACCAACATCAAAACCCACCGTCTCAGTTAGGAACAACTACACCTTCACAGCCATATTTTGCATCCCAACTAGCGGCAActcatcaaaatcaacaaccaTTCACTGCATTTGCTCATTGCACGCGTATTTCTGGTAGCTTTCCGTCCCCGTATGTTGTATTTCCAGGACCGCAATCACGTGAAAACACGGCGATCAATCCGGAAAATGGAAGCAGCATATTACCTGGTGAGTCCCCTACAACTAATGATCACCTAGAGCCAAAAAACTCAGCCAATGAAGCTAACATTAATGAAAGTAAACAtgacattgaaaatggcaGCAATTATGAACGAGTTGATCGGACCTGGAACGATTAA
- a CDS encoding uncharacterized protein (PKUD0A02080; similar to Saccharomyces cerevisiae YLR181C (VTA1); ancestral locus Anc_1.59), which produces MGDIPTLENVPAEAEKTIGPFIKRGREVATAQPLISYYCYLYAAQLILESKLHTQYTSVAEYIEVLLDTIETNRKSLEEGAPKLAEILLDKEKSFKLVLGFTLSIFNKCASEIDQHMCSKKTVQGFMAFLNFIEILKLWPEIYETKKDELQKQIKYAKYHSNRVLKSLKNGEDPNDYVTENDKEMLDQLLQEQFEGTQDGVQESPTDEIAPTLPEPPSNAPNNDIVLPTAPVLIKNHKNSLGLPAVPNESLSIQPASPDSTRVSHIPQLPPKPPKASSDDESPDISKISIKRTPGKSQLAKDGKVMSREEVEELWTKEDIISSAQKKAKYAISALNYEDIETAIKELQEALKLLKGE; this is translated from the coding sequence ATGGGCGATATACCAACCCTAGAAAATGTCCCAGCAGAGGCAGAAAAGACAATTGGACCATTCATAAAAAGAGGACGGGAAGTTGCAACGGCACAACCTCTAATATCGTATTACTGTTATCTTTACGCCGCACAACTCATTTTGGAAAGTAAATTACATACGCAATATACCTCGGTTGCAGAATATATAGAGGTGCTTTTGGATACAATTGAGACGAATAGAAAAAGTCTGGAAGAAGGAGCACCTAAGTTGGCTGAAATTCTCTTGGATAAGGAAAAGTCCTTTAAGTTAGTACTTGGATTTACACTGTCAATTTTTAATAAATGTGCCTCTGAAATAGATCAGCATATGTGTTCCAAGAAGACAGTCCAAGGTTTTATGGCCTTTTTGAACTTTATTGAAATTCTAAAGTTGTGGCCTGAAATATATGAAACCAAAAAAGACGAGCtccaaaaacaaatcaaatacGCAAAGTACCACTCAAACCGAGTTTTGAAGTCACTTAAGAATGGTGAAGATCCAAATGACTACGTCACAGAAAACGACAAGGAGATGCTAGACCAGCTTTTACAAGAACAATTTGAGGGGACGCAAGATGGTGTGCAAGAAAGTCCAACTGATGAAATAGCACCAACCCTCCCTGAACCACCTTCCAATGCTCCCAATAACGACATCGTATTACCGACTGCACCggttttgataaaaaacCATAAAAATAGCCTTGGGTTACCAGCAGTTCCAAACGAATCTTTGTCAATACAACCAGCGTCGCCGGACTCAACAAGGGTCTCGCATATTCCTCAATTACCACCTAAACCCCCAAAAGCATcatctgatgatgaatctCCCgatatttcaaagatttctATTAAACGAACACCAGGAAAAAGCCAATTAGCTAAAGATGGAAAAGTAATGTCTAGGGAAGAGGTCGAAGAATTATGGACTAAGGAAGACATTATTTCTAGTGCACAAAAGAAAGCCAAATATGCTATTTCTGCTTTGAATTACgaagacattgaaactGCAATTAAAGAGTTGCAAGAAGCACTTAAACTACTAAAAGGTGAGTAA
- a CDS encoding uncharacterized protein (PKUD0A02090; similar to Saccharomyces cerevisiae YLR182W (SWI6); ancestral locus Anc_1.60) — protein MDSSVAPTEHSMNEETTIENSTTIMDHSNANQPMINDVPSQFTQKTEHEDLMKSPDIPPKKLTQETTITESPIISTQKITSDEESDAGDNQKTGGNSLGNTTKDDKLNITTGDHNNVFESPKKKGTPFKLPIFTHDLATGNETSPHTLQPLIIEDNNESKSEKLIIDENSKVIISSLFLPYQKEVTLEDVIVNQESFLSRDENIRNQGGEPITLIEKSQLNVDVPIDDNGQTALHLAATLGKVKLVRELLENGANRFRGDNDGQTALNRVVYATNCYELACFDELLDLLYPTIKLIDNRGRTILHHIALTSGLKGRYDSSKYYLETLLEWVVKKGSQFSNDPSLTLKYFLDEIVNKSDKYGNTCLNYATLAGHKYIVSQLLDIGADPYKPNKVGVKPDDLGIDINKSRISSGRDITRTIADSQIESGKMSNIAISINGKSITDSNNDNEEGKHKTKFEKVTTSKKTGSEFKELSNSLQLLDTIQTFITNLGKDFKQEIEQKSQQIEKLNPVLRDKTLVLSQKRKQYDELQKTVHKISKITNKIDNLEKAIDEEEAKFAEQIKDLNVDINQNDIVGAFDPDQPFTIPEMYEDVEAIVEQLLKEKLSRIKKDGMDISKVSVDGDGDGDGDGEANEACLSSFDILEELNSIKVDDILPLFKEKITTEKMEKLKERIPPSVVLDARIRAYEKNNKNLLDKMNNRRLNNSELENQFKRIIALCINTDPENIDDKLLSSLLMSVENDPDPEIGQIRKVLKIVGDLDGEPKQDQQISNPASVSASSHTPLASASVATGSSSASKSASIAK, from the coding sequence ATGGACAGCTCTGTGGCGCCTACTGAGCATAGCATGAATGAAGAGACAACTATAGAAAATAGCACCACTATTATGGACCATTCCAACGCCAACCAACCTATGATCAATGACGTCCCTAGCCAGTTTACGCAAAAAACTGAACATGAAGATTTAATGAAGTCTCCCGATATTCCTCCTAAGAAATTGACACAAGAAACTACTATTACTGAGTCTCCAATAATATCTACTCAGAAAATCACAAGCgatgaagaaagtgatGCAGGAGATAACCAGAAAACTGGGGGTAATAGCTTGGGCAATACCACCAAAGATGACAAATTGAATATTACTACCGGTGATCATAATAACGTTTTTGAGAgtccaaaaaaaaagggcaCACCATTCAAATTACCTATATTTACTCATGACTTGGCAACAGGTAATGAAACTTCGCCACACACACTACAACCCCTTATCATTGAAGACAATAATGAATCTAAATCAGAAAAACtcattattgatgaaaattcCAAGGTTATTATATCCTCATTATTTTTACCCTATCAAAAAGAAGTCACATTAGAGGACGTCATAGTTAACCAGGAATCTTTTCTAAGTAGAGATGAGAATATCAGAAATCAGGGTGGCGAGCCAATCACTCTTATTGAGAAAAGCCAATTAAATGTGGACGTGccaattgatgataatggACAGACGGCATTACACTTGGCAGCTACGCTTGGCAAAGTCAAGCTAGTTCGAGAACTACTCGAGAATGGAGCAAATCGGTTTAGGGGGGATAACGATGGGCAAACCGCGTTAAATAGAGTTGTTTATGCTACAAACTGTTACGAATTGGCgtgttttgatgaattattAGATTTACTTTATCCAACTATTAAATTAATAGATAACAGAGGTAGGACTATTTTGCATCATATTGCATTAACCAGTGGGTTGAAGGGCAGATATGATTCGTCCAAATATTATCTTGAAACGTTGCTTGAATGGGTGGTCAAGAAAGGTTCCCAATTCAGCAACGATCCTTCACTTACATTGAAATATTTCCTGGACGAAATTGTCAATAAATCAGACAAATATGGTAACACATGTCTTAACTATGCGACCTTGGCAGGTCATAAGTATATTGTCTCGCAGTTGTTAGATATTGGAGCTGATCCCTACAAACCCAACAAAGTCGGTGTCAAGCCGGATGATTTAGGTATTGATATTAATAAGTCTAGGATATCCAGTGGGAGAGATATTACCAGGACTATCGCTGATTCACAAATTGAAAGCGGTAAGATGAGTAATATTGCTATCAGTATCAACGGTAAGAGTATTACTGACAGTAACAACGATAACGAAGAAGGCAAACataaaaccaaatttgaaaaagttacCACTAGTAAAAAAACTGGTTCAGAATTTAAGGAACTTTCCAACAGTCTACAGCTATTGGATACCATACAAACATTTATTACCAATTTAGGGAAGgatttcaaacaagaaattgagCAGAAATCGCaacaaattgagaaattaaaTCCTGTTCTAAGAGACAAAACTTTGGTTCTATCtcagaaaagaaaacagtaTGATGAGTTGCAGAAAACGGTTCATAAGATATCCAAAATCACCAATAAAATCGACAACCTCGAGAAGGCCATAGATGAGGAGGAGGCTAAGTTTGCAGAACAGATAAAAGACTTGAATGTTGATATTAACCAAAATGATATTGTGGGAGCTTTTGATCCTGATCAACCATTTACCATTCCTGAAATGTATGAAGATGTAGAGGCGATTGTTGAGCAGCTtttaaaggagaaattgaGTCGAATAAAAAAGGATGGAATGGATATATCCAAAGTAAgtgttgatggtgatggtgatggtgatggtgatggtgaagCAAATGAAGCATGCTTGTCTAGTTTTGACATATTAGAGGAACTAAATTCAATTAAAGTTGACGACATTCTCCCTCtattcaaggaaaaaataactactgagaaaatggaaaaattgaaggaacGTATCCCACCGTCGGTTGTGCTTGATGCAAGAATCCGTGCGTATGAAAAGAATAACAAAAACTTGCTGGATAAAATGAATAATAGAAGACTCAACAACAGTGAACTTGAGAATCAGTTCAAGAGAATCATTGCGCTCTGCATCAATACTGATCctgaaaatattgatgataaacTACTTTCAAGTTTGCTTATGTCTGTAGAAAACGATCCTGATCCAGAAATCGGGCAAATCAGAAAAGTCCTTAAAATAGTGGGTGATCTAGATGGGGAACCTAAACAAGATCAACAAATCTCAAACCCTGCATCTGTTTCTGCTTCCTCCCATACACCACTAGCCTCTGCATCCGTCGCCACAGGTTCTTCTTCGGCATCCAAATCCGCTTCTATAGCTAAGTAA
- a CDS encoding uncharacterized protein (PKUD0A02100; similar to Saccharomyces cerevisiae YNL015W (PBI2); ancestral locus Anc_2.310), giving the protein MTNPDFKTYIVTLKENAAVENFKKAINAIGGEIGHEYSLIKGFSIKIPSISASELHKTEGINTIEEDKEVNIQ; this is encoded by the coding sequence atgaCCAATCCAGACTTCAAGACATATATTGTCACCCTAAAAGAGAACGCTGCtgttgaaaacttcaagaAGGCGATCAATGCCATCGGTGGAGAAATTGGACATGAATACTCCTTAATCAAGGGGTTTTCAATCAAGATTCCATCAATCAGTGCATCTGAATTGCATAAAACAGAAGGAATTAATACCATTGAGGAAGACAAAGAGGTAAATATTCAATGA
- a CDS encoding uncharacterized protein (PKUD0A02110; similar to Saccharomyces cerevisiae YLR187W (SKG3) and YNL278W (CAF120); ancestral locus Anc_1.66): MPFRVFSKNKDKDSRSKSSTESNSPTSAYFPQPNLASQKSRKLSMSSNSPTLLTPESTGKLAPELTPIVSLLSAQSHRKYIEGVFMLLKDLDSDGNPAERKWLEVYGIMIGNELAYWDSQQLDSKDSNAMGDSKPSYLNFSDGTLKPCLTLPSSNNTIENVIVLSTTLKNRFLLQFSSRDKFLNWCTAFRLSSFEYTSLQEAYTASLLSARGSLLSDIRVILSETKFNHEDWTSVRFGSGMPWKRYFAVIEPGKFTRKGPKNGAIYFYDNEKKSKKSLMAKITNITSVYALYPRNYTVIDHSTLIKLDGSIQFDQKDSSKSCSIFLMPEQHTSVPGYDTLIRFIIPLMDSFHLYGRPKKLNADKRDTSSLLFGLPVLPNVHYLELEDLDPIIKDITSIDWDQNSWNIKIKQILKGKMDKGYNGCGSQNGIQGVTDLLAASNELADGKTKFLVNKPEVHKYLESSSSLKNFNSSGESIDLLSKKISHSNNSKRSNELNSSPLRNVTKTPIENTTTTMPKNSPSPHPVNIYTKYSQIPDNRDVNQQFNRLDIDSNDRSIDGNRKTTEGENSGLDDLYPSNVYDDYEDDDDDDDDDDDDDGSEESELHFNKPSNHTSPLDQRVFSPFTDFNNSFRDALKLDNQQSHRIKPLEYQNDAAGSHLMVKKQRSPDGNRSLAQNERANQRAPSDRIPPQKVSYNYQDTLDLPPVNPYKPLPSSSPSTPLDQQYPPSNPVLNFKNPSRPMREPIFKVDSPLETNLKKMPFSQPQTIQNQGGSYQYTNSPELKPPHSYSGKKNNENIVPQVIKQSSSNPLNSPSLSIGKYGPMKLPSPQLNSHPQFQQHSEFMPDTQFQSQPAQPHIQPQQIHQHQYQHKLQPQQPNHHHPNPLPPSQQQQPYMNQQMARNQNQGGYQPQGHPGYIHPVQYKQQHQQPPMGYPANQGPPPMGYPANQGPPPMGYPANQGPPLMGYPANQGPPPMGYRADQGLPPMSANAHKNHRPKRLPPPTMQQPAGGKSFKHDPYALTKQSK, from the coding sequence atgCCCTTCAGAGTCTTTtcgaaaaataaagacaaGGACTCAAGATCGAAATCTTCCACTGAATCAAACTCACCAACATCTGCATATTTCCCACAACCAAACTTGGCGTCTCAAAAGAGTCGTAAATTATCAATGTCTTCTAATTCTCCAACTCTTTTAACTCCCGAATCAACAGGGAAATTGGCTCCTGAATTGACTCCAATTGTCTCCCTCTTGTCTGCACAGTCGCATAGGAAATATATAGAAGGCGTCTTtatgttgttgaaagatttggattcaGACGGGAATCCGGCCGAACGTAAATGGTTGGAAGTTTATGGTATTATGATTGGCAATGAGTTGGCTTATTGGGATTCTCAACAGCTGGATTCCAAGGATTCAAATGCTATGGGCGATTCAAAACCCTCATATTTGAACTTCTCCGATGGTACTCTTAAACCATGTTTAACATTACCATCGTCTAATAATACTATAGAAAATGTGAttgttttatcaacaactttgaaaaatcgGTTTTTATTGCAATTTTCCTCAAGAGATAAGTTTCTAAATTGGTGTACTGCCTTTAGATTATCTTCCTTTGAATACACATCTCTTCAAGAAGCTTATACTGCCTCTCTTTTAAGTGCCCGTGGCTCTTTATTGTCAGATATAAGAGTGATATTATCAGAAACTAAATTCAATCATGAAGACTGGACTAGTGTTCGATTTGGTTCAGGTATGCCCTGGAAGAGATATTTTGCAGTTATTGAACCTGGTAAATTTACTCGTAAAGGTCCCAAGAATGGAgcaatttatttttatgATAATGAGAAAAAGAGCAAAAAGTCCCTAATGGCTAAAATAACCAATATTACATCAGTTTATGCACTATACCCAAGAAATTATACAGTTATCGATCATTCTACGTTGATCAAGTTGGACGGGTCAATTCAATTCGATCAAAAGGATTCCTCTAAATCttgttctatttttttaatgcCCGAGCAACATACTTCTGTTCCTGGCTATGATACTTTAATCCGTTTCATTATTCCATTGATGGATTCGTTCCACTTGTATGGCCGACCAAAGAAACTTAACGCCGATAAAAGGGATACAAGTTCATTGCTATTTGGTTTACCCGTATTACCAAATGTTCATTATTTGgaacttgaagatttggatcCTATCATTAAGGATATTACTTCTATTGACTGGGATCAAAATAGTTGGAATATCAAGATAAAACAAATTCTGAAGGGGAAGATGGATAAAGGTTACAATGGTTGTGGTTCCCAAAATGGCATACAAGGAGTCACCGATTTATTGGCAGCCTCAAATGAACTGGCCGATGGTAAGACTAAATTTTTGGTAAATAAACCAGAAGTTCATAAATATTTGGAGAGTTCTTCAAGTCTTAAAAATTTTAATTCTAGTGGTGAGTCGATAGATTtactttcaaagaaaatcagtcattcaaacaattcaaaacGTTCAAATGAATTGAATAGCTCTCCACTGCGAAATGTCACTAAAACACCAATCGAAAATACCACCACAACCATGCCAAAAAATTCACCCTCTCCTCACCCTGTTAATATTTATACAAAATACTCTCAAATCCCAGATAACCGTGATGTTAATCAACAATTCAACAGGTTGGATATTGACTCGAATGACCGATCTATAGATGGGAACAGGAAAACGACGGAAGGTGAAAATTCAGGATTAGACGATTTGTATCCCTCTAATGTTTATGATGATTacgaagatgatgatgacgatgatgacgatgatgatgacgatgatggGAGCGAAGAGAGTGAGCTTCATTTCAACAAACCTTCAAACCATACTTCACCATTAGATCAGCGCGTCTTTTCCCCATTCActgatttcaacaatagcTTTCGTGATGCACTTAAGCTGGACAACCAACAAAGTCATCGAATAAAACCATTAgaatatcaaaatgatGCAGCTGGCTCGCATCTGATGGTAAAGAAACAACGGTCGCCAGATGGTAATCGTAGTCTGGCACAAAATGAGAGAGCCAACCAACGTGCACCATCTGACCGTATACCTCCGCAGAAAGTTTCATATAATTACCAAGATACTTTAGATTTGCCACCTGTTAACCCATACAAACCATTGCCATCGTCATCACCATCCACCCCATTGGATCAGCAATACCCACCATCCAACCCGGTATTAAACTTTAAAAATCCATCTCGCCCAATGAGGGAACCTATATTTAAAGTAGATAGTCCACTTGAAACAAACCTGAAGAAGATGCCGTTTTCTCAGCCGcaaacaattcaaaacCAAGGTGGCAGCTATCAATACACGAACTCACCAGAGCTGAAACCACCACATTCGTATTCcggaaagaaaaataatgaaaatatagtTCCTCAAGTAATCAAACAATCTAGTTCAAACCCACTAAACTCACCGAGCCTTTCGATAGGTAAATACGGTCCAATGAAACTGCCATCCCCACAGCTGAATTCTCATCCCCAGTTCCAACAACATTCTGAATTCATGCCTGATACACAATTTCAGTCTCAACCAGCGCAACCACATATACAACCCCAGCAGATACATCAGCATCAGTACCAGCACAAACTACAGCCTCAACAACCTaaccatcatcatccaaatcCGTTGCCACCAtcacaacaacaacaaccgTACATGAATCAACAAATGGCCCGTaatcaaaatcaaggtGGATACCAACCGCAGGGACATCCAGGGTACATCCATCCAGTACAGTATAAGCAACAGCATCAACAACCACCGATGGGATATCCAGCAAACCAGGGCCCACCACCGATGGGATATCCAGCAAACCAGGGCCCACCACCGATGGGATATCCAGCAAACCAGGGCCCACCACTGATGGGATATCCAGCAAACCAGGGCCCACCACCGATGGGATATCGAGCAGACCAGGGTTTACCACCAATGTCAGCAAACGCCCATAAAAACCATAGGCCAAAACGTTTACCACCTCCTACAATGCAGCAACCAGCTGGAGGAAAATCATTCAAACACGATCCTTACGCCTTGACCAAACAATCCAAATAG
- a CDS encoding uncharacterized protein (PKUD0A02120; Pfam Domains: zf-C3HC4(1e-08)) has protein sequence MRCSRRYNSLRFVSGYFERPNSVSKVPLSCSFLLFFFFFFFFFFFSTLQRHSMPFCTVVTRPRVPVKKKLLTFLKKVFVKQKIPLGNLPNSASLISLPFRPNTPPLPFHSLDESNDFFHCNPLSINGATSSGNENSLLETDQTTNLLASKEPFLTNEFKAFDIIHSLPYLLVSDITAISIALYYLISGNVRDILGKPYWNYAICSPAWKGFYFSSFQLFQHDNALALMSEDQCSLSNLLVEITCKFYLHKIFHNQLSSNRVMHFLETFRMNPTSTQCVPVLIVGITCLHDPDSKYNNTHSQTQIIFQNSTDNIFEFFNCLVKQIETESYYQLKMNPLTEKLEPYKGPRFQLSPITFTDTSPYRWEMIQLAHVFPNDDPILTNLTQISHTLESYLSNDLNDLTDVYLNLKNLVLESFDYYNPPKLEKYLKPFPWGDIMIVGMDWKTRDLILDPQYILDTDDGEICAICRSDYQEGEISLKLKCNHYFHSDCIGEWIKGSPLQKCPICRKRIAGLPLD, from the coding sequence ATGCGGTGCTCGAGACGGTACAACTCCCTCAGATTCGTTTCAGGTTATTTTGAACGGCCTAACAGTGTAAGTAAAGTTCCCTTATCTTGCTCcttcttgttgttcttcttcttcttctttttcttcttctttttctccaCATTGCAGAGACATAGCATGCCTTTTTGTACCGTAGTAACACGTCCGAGAGTCCCTgtcaaaaagaaattacTGACATTCTTAAAAAAAGTGTTTGTAAAGCAAAAGATCCCTCTTGGAAACCTCCCAAATAGTGCATCCCTAATATCACTTCCTTTTAGACCTAACACACCTCCTCTGCCTTTCCATTCATTGGACGAGTccaatgattttttccattGTAATCCACTATCAATAAATGGTGCCACCTCTAGTGGAAATGAAAACTCCCTCTTAGAAACTGATCAAACTACCAACCTGTTGGCTTCTAAGGAACCTTTTCTGACAAATGAATTTAAGGCATTCGATATAATCCACTCCTTGCCATATCTTCTAGTCTCAGACATCACTGCTATATCAATTGCTCTTTACTACTTGATCTCAGGAAACGTAAGAGACATTCTTGGTAAACCTTATTGGAACTACGCCATTTGTTCCCCGGCTTGGAAGGGATTTTACTTTTCAAGCTTTCAGCTTTTTCAACATGATAATGCACTGGCATTAATGTCTGAAGATCAATGTTCATTATCTAATCTTTTAGTTGAAATAACATGCAAATTTTACCTTCATAAAATATTCCATAATCAACTGTCAAGTAACAGAGTTATGCATTTCCTCGAAACGTTTAGAATGAATCCAACATCAACTCAATGTGTACCCGTATTAATTGTCGGCATTACTTGCCTCCATGATCCAGATTCAAAATACAATAATACACACTCACAAACTCAAataatatttcaaaacagTACAGATaatatctttgaattcttcaactgcCTAGtcaaacaaattgaaacGGAATCTTACTACCAGCTCAAAATGAACCCTCTCACAGAAAAGCTTGAGCCCTATAAAGGACCTCGTTTCCAATTATCCCCTATTACTTTCACTGACACTTCACCGTATAGGTGGGAGATGATCCAGTTGGCCCATGTTTTCCCAAATGATGATCCTATATTGACTAATCTCACACAAATCTCACATACATTAGAATCCTATCTCTccaatgatttgaatgatttgaCCGATGTctatttaaatttgaaaaatttagTGCTGGAATCTTTTGATTATTATAATCCTCctaaattggaaaaatatcTTAAACCTTTCCCTTGGGGGGATATTATGATTGTAGGTATGGATTGGAAAACTCGAGATCTAATTCTTGACCCACAGTATATTCTTGATACCgatgatggtgaaattTGTGCAATCTGTAGATCGGATTATCAAGAAGGTGAGATCAGTTTAAAATTAAAGTGTAACCATTATTTCCATAGTGATTGCATTGGCGAGTGGATAAAGGGCTCTCCCCTTCAAAAATGCCCAATATGTAGAAAACGAATTGCAGGTTTGCCTTTAGATTGA